The genomic DNA ACAACAATGACTGTACATTAAATATGTAGATTATTTACCACAACTCTAAAGAGTTTTAATGTCAGAATACATACAGTTTCATACTTAAGTCCATTGGCCAGAAGGAAAGCATCTGCCACCTTTGGATCAAATTTTGCCATTTCTATGAAACGAGATCTGACATAGAAAAAAAGgttgatataaatttttttaggtaTGTCCAGAAAATGTCATTGCATTGTATGTCTaataaaaatggcaaaaaataaGCCAAGCTGATTTaactttgacaaaattttgtcaaatataCCATTTTCATTACTGTGAGTAATTTCTGGGCATAATTGGTACAGCTCAGATACCTACCTAAATAGCTCAACCTCTTGTGACAAGAACCACCGTCTAAGTTCTTCCCtggaaataaaatcaatataaaattatatttgagtttgtttaaattccaaaaattaagaTTTACTTCCAATTGCATTGTATCACAGAAGTACTTACGATCTGCAATATGCAAGGCGTagaataaaatgagaaatgtgATCTTTCCTTCTCTCGGCAACAGTTGCCTGAGCCTCTCGattctatgaaaagaaaaaaatttgaaaaagattatTGTTTGTAAGGTATAGGTTCTCAAGTAATGTTAATGATGAACAAACACCACTGGAAAGTAGAATGTTTCAGTTACCTTGTGAGCTTTTTGCTCCTGTGGTAAGAACTTTTTAAGACTTTCCTTCATGGCAGTATTATATTGCTGTGAACCTCTTTTGTGACGTATCCCCAATGTTTCAACTTCTCTGAGaactttatgaaaaaatttgaatgatatTTCCATGTGCtcacaagcaaaaaaaaataagttaaaatgaCTAAATCAACTTGCTTTTAATTAAGACTCATTATAAATGCACAGATTATGTAATTTTCTAGAATAAGATCAGTTATATCACCATTATTATCATTGCAATCATTGTTACTATTAATACCATTACCATTGTGATAAACTTTTGTACTATTatcattagtattattattattattattatcatcactgtCATCATCTTCAAAATCAttgtagtaataataattactaaAACAATTAATAACATATTCAACACCAACAGtagaaacaaaattattcacatcttttaaaatgttattatcACTGTTAATGTTAATATCGAAATGTACATCTCATGTGAATGAGGTTCCTTTGTGGTTTGCCTTGAAGCAAAAGGCGTAAAGCATATCTGTCAACCTACCCTGAAGTATCTTATCgacaaattttcataaaatgaCAAATGGGAAAGCTACAGTTGACAATTacttaagaaaaaatgaatttcaacgTCGCAAACGTTTGATGCAGCAAATACCTTTCAATCGGTCAATTGCAAACTCCTCAAAGTCCTCCAATGTTATGTTGTCTGTAGGAGGAATCTTATACATTTGCAGACCGTATGGATACTTCCAGCCATTTTTGGTGCCTTCTAACGTTGGAATTCTGCTTCTCCGTTTCCTGCCACTACTGAATTGCATATTTCCTTCGAAATTTGCGTCGATCTGTAAAAGTTTGCGATCTAATCGATTATTATTTCGCGCCGAAATGCAACCAAGAATACACTAGTTCCGAGTTCCTCTCCAAGTTTACTCCAATTGCATTGTGGTCTTTTAAAACTATTGGCGGCCATTTTGAAGTTCGTTGTGTTCtctgtcaaaaataatttaaacttttcaaccCTTAACCTTTAGCCCATCTTTAGACAAGTATTAGAAGCTTGAAAGAATAACGTGTTTTATTGGAGCATATGTCCCTGTGATCAAGGAGGAGATTCAAGGTATGGATGAATTCCATACCAGATTATATATAGGCAAATTCATTGTTTATGCTTTGACATCGATGGTAGCGTATTGTACTTATGCTGACTTCTGTGTATGAAAAATGAATTGTAGCACTTGACGCCCTCTATCATATCCATAGTCGTTTCAGTAGGAAAAGTGGAAAACATGGAAGATAAAACAGTCTTAAAATCAAGAAGATTAAAGAGAAAGAGTGAGGTAATACTTTCAGATTTTACCTGTGCTGAGATTTTTGGACACAAAGTGGTTGTTTACCCGATCTCATGCCGTGTAGGCTTAATTGTGAATTGTAGATTAACTCAGGGGGctatggaaataacaaaaaggaaatatcaaatatttttataatcgCCCTAAAAAAGTTGACTTCAATGCTGAAGAATATTTACGGAGTAGTTTTGAGTTTTATATAAACAAGAgacaaatagataaaaaaaaattgcagaactGTGCTCTCCTCACATTATTCTTTATTCTAGGAGGACTTAATAACCAGTGGCAGCCACAAGGAAAATTCACAAGACTATGACAGGTAACAGAACTAGTGATGGAAACAGTTTGGCATAACTCAAAATGATTTGGAACACTTGCATTATATTTCCTTTGGGTGTAATTATAAATGACTGGAAAGATATGCAAAACATTTATGTGAACGGCAGAtttagaaatgaatatgaaagcgattttcacagtaatgaacactacttaagaagtagtgaaaataaggccttaaaaaaaaatttggagtgTAATCATCATCAGTAGCCAAGTTGATGTAAACTTAAATAATTGAGAGACAAATTGATCCTTGCATTCAAACTACAATCAAAGAAATTTCAGAAAGAaaccttgagaaaaaaattttggctCTTTTGAATTGATCTGCACTGGTGaagttaaataattatttgagaATTATAGAAAGTAAAACCTGATCaggtatttaattttttttcttttttcattttttgtgaaGGGCAAGACTGAGCTCCAAAATGAGAAAGATTAATCCTTCAAGTGATGATAACCAACATGGAGCAGAAAGCATGGCGAAAGGCAACATGAAGGAAAATTCTCTTGTCTCTTTGTGGGAGTCACCTAAATATATTCTAACAAAAGTTCGCAGAAGAAGTAAAGACAAGAAAAAGCCTATGGTACCTCCTCTGGGAAGCTTTAATGAAAACACAGAATTTACAGATTCTGCAACTGGATTTATACTTTCTCCTCAAGCTGAGAAACCTTACCAGTGTCACTTGTGTATTAAACAATTCAAGTATTTTAGTAATTTGAAATCCCACATGAACATAGTGCACAAGAAAACAATTGCACAGTCTCATATTGATAGCAAGACACCACGTCATGCAAATGGACAATTATTTCAGTGTGAAGTTTGCTTCAGGAACTTTAAGTATTTCAGCAACTTGAGAACACATAGGCTTGTTCACACAACTACAGAAATAAATGATGCAGTCTCTGACTAAAAAGTCTGTGTCATTTTTTAACTTATCACAAATGCTGTTTATTGTATAAACTGTTGTTAATTTAATGTGTTACATTTCTGTACCTCTGCAGAGGCAACTTTGCACAAAAGTGGTTGTACATGTTTAGCACACTTGTACATGTATACTATCTTTCATCCCTGGTTCAAATCTCATTTTCCTTGTCATTCATGAATCATGTGTCACTGTAACTGTAGAAATTTTTGTGCACACATTGTTAAAGAGCCACTGTTGATAGAATTACCAACACTGTTTCAAAATCTGGCCTGGACCTATGCTAAGATGAAATGTCAGATGGAAACTGACCTCTGGCCTCTTGCCTCTCAGAATCCCTACCCCATTACAATCTAGTTTGCAGCTAGTCACAGACCACTTTTAGGCAACTGAAACAACTTTTTATCCAAGATTCTTCCCATTTTTTGATTCCCATTTTCTTACTCAAGGGTATGTGACCCTCATTCTAGTAACTCTATTAAAAATGCAACTCCATCTAGTGTCATGTACAGatataaagagaaaattatctaATTGTTTCAGTATAAATCTTCTAGATGTCCAAAACTAACCAAAAAGACAGGCCTGTGTTTTTgctatatttttgttttatcaaccaCCCATTTTAGACCATTCTCATTACTTGCCTTCAACCATCGAATGATGAGTGAGTAGTATAGCCCATCAGAGTGCTGCATTTGTGAATAGAACGCTTGGGGATTTTCTCTTACATGAAGAATCGATTAGCATTGTTGTCTTCCCAGTCCTCCACCTTTTGTCTCCAAGAGCATGGTAACCAGttgtttcaaaatggcggccaaatCAGTGGACAGCTAGAAAGAAAGCTTGGCttgacttgatttttttcagccagCAAAGATGAGAAAAGGAAGCGAGTCGCCGAGGAATTTTAAATTATAAGTGTCTTATTATATGACTCTCTTATCTTTTCGACTGCCACACGTGTTTGGCATGGCAGATGGTGTTTTGTCGAATGCTTAATATTTACTTGTTATTTGCAATTGTCTTTTATATACGATTCACCAGACGCTGTGCATAACGTCGATAGATTTCAAGCGAAAATGTCTGTTTGTAAgtaaaaaaactaattaaattaCACATTTTGACAGATCAGAGTATGAGACTTATCCAAACAGAATGTTCacaacaaaatacattttactTAGAATTACTTGTTTTGCTTGTTGTAGGGTTACGTAGAGCTGAGAATCCTACCTCTTACAAGCAACCTAACAAGAGTAAAGCTGAACTCAAAGCAATGCAATatccttttaatatttttcttgagCGTATTATCTTCTTGCTGGCCTGAGGAAACAGGTTATTCTTAAATTAAACAGGTAAGGAGAGTGAGTGTAACAAAGGTCGTGTTTTGTACCTTGACTTGGTGAATGAATCATGCGAGTCTGTGTCCGGGATGAAAGGAGATCAGGGGAACATGACTGGTATGATGCTGGTTTTCAACTGGATGATCCAGGAAAAGTTGTCTGCCCAGATAACAAAAAGTAGGCTAACAGTAAACAAAGCTAAAGGTTCTTTACAATTCAGTTAATAAGTGACCCTAAGAATATGTTGTTAACTCACTGGTTCAGTTAAAATGCTTTAGAACATAGATGAAGGAGTGAACTGGTTTAACAACAAGGTTTAACTGTACCGAAAGTAATGTCTTTGCAGTTGTCACAAAATTATTGTAACAAAGATAACTCTCAACAAACTGTGTGTTGCAGAGGAAATGAATGGTCCCATCATGGAAGAATGTAAATTAGAGCTCCCACAGAATTTTCAGTCTATTCTCTACACTCTTGATAAAAGTGAGATGAAGACACTGAAATCACGTGCTACTAGTCTTTCATCCAttctttgcatttctttttattaaaaacattttattatgATAGGAGAAACCTGGATCATTTCTTGGCATGCATGCAGAGTTCTGTAAATGCTGTGGATCCTGAGACTGGTGGAGGGGAACTAACTGTTAGAATTCCAAAAGAAGTGTTGTCTTGTGCACATGGTAAGAATAATGATATGAAAATCTTCTGCTAGTACCTAGGTATACTTTTGGGCAGGTGAGGAGCACTGAAGGGTTAAATGTAGTTACTGCCTTGGTGAAAAACACAGCACAGTGACTCAGCCAGGGCTGGAATGTAGACCTCTCTAGCAAGAATCCAGTGAGCTAACCACTAGCTCACTCCTTATCTCTCTCACTCCTAAGAAGATATACTTCAGTTTATCATATTCTGGTGGAATATGTCTAATTGtactatttgttatttttattctttacttATTGTTTAATGAAGAAGGTAAACAGTTTCGTGTGAGCATTGAGTTTTCACTGGAGCATCCTTTAGGAGGAATACAATTTGTTATTCCCAAAGGTGAAGGTACCATGTCTCAGGTATGAAGTAGTTTTAATCTGTTTAGGGTGTTACATAAATGCTGCCAGCTCCCCTCTTTTATTCAGATGCTCAACCAATATGCAtccaaaaaattgttgttaacctataaatattttttcagtgtaAATCCCTGATTCACTGCCTCCCCTGGAA from Pocillopora verrucosa isolate sample1 chromosome 2, ASM3666991v2, whole genome shotgun sequence includes the following:
- the LOC131790754 gene encoding zinc finger and BTB domain-containing protein 11-like, with the translated sequence MEDKTVLKSRRLKRKSEEDLITSGSHKENSQDYDRARLSSKMRKINPSSDDNQHGAESMAKGNMKENSLVSLWESPKYILTKVRRRSKDKKKPMVPPLGSFNENTEFTDSATGFILSPQAEKPYQCHLCIKQFKYFSNLKSHMNIVHKKTIAQSHIDSKTPRHANGQLFQCEVCFRNFKYFSNLRTHRLVHTTTEINDAVSD